A region from the Mercenaria mercenaria strain notata chromosome 7, MADL_Memer_1, whole genome shotgun sequence genome encodes:
- the LOC128558346 gene encoding dynein heavy chain-like — MSVKEFGMLLIMEIGILQVMEFGRLHVTQSGMLHVMESGMLHLMEFGRLHVKEYGGLHVMKFGMTHVVEFGRYHVLEFGTFHVLKFGRQHVTEFGMLHVTDFEFGRLHVMEFGMSHIVEFGRYHFIEIDRFHVLQFGRQHVTEFRMLHVTEFGRLHVMEFCREHIKEFGGLHVMEFGRLHVTEFGMLHVTEFGRFHVTEFGRQHVTVFGRLDVMEFGRLHVMEFCRLHVTEFGILHVMEFGRLHVTEFGMLHVTEFGMLHVMEFGMTHVVEFGRYHVIEFGRFHVLKFGRQPVTEFGMLHVTDFCKLHVTEFCRLHVTEFGRLHVMEYGRLHGTEFGMFHIAEFDSNNPVKGNILELARVVM, encoded by the exons ATGTCAGTCAAAGAGTTTGGTATGCTTCTTATCATGGAGATTGGTATACTTCAAGTCATGGAGTTTGGTAGGCTTCATGTCACACAGTCTGGTATGCTTCATGTCATGGAATCTGGTATGCTTCATTTAATGGAATTTGGTAGGCTTCATGTCAAAGAGTATGGTGGGCTTCATGTCATGAAGTTTGGTATGACTCATGTCGTGGAGTTTGGTAGGTATCATGTCCTTGAGTTTGGTACGTTTCATGTCCTGAAGTTTGGTAGGCAACATGTCACGGAGTTTGGTATGCTTCATGTCACGGATTTTG AGTTTGGTAGGCTTCATGTCATGGAGTTTGGTATGTCTCATATCGTGGAGTTTGGTAGGTATCATTTTATTGAGATTGATAGGTTTCATGTCCTACAGTTTGGTAGGCAACATGTCACGGAGTTTCGTATGCTTCATGTCACAGAATTTGGTAGGCTTCATGTCATGGAGTTTTGTAGGGAACATATCAAGGAGTTTGGTGGACTTCATGTCATGGAGTTTGGTAGGCTTCATGTCACGGAGTTTGGTATGCTTCATGTCACGGAATTTGGTAGGTTCCATGTCACAGAGTTTGGTAGACAACATGTCACGGTGTTTGGTAGGCTTGATGTCATGGAGTTTGGTAGGCTTCATGTCATGGAGTTTTGTAGGCTTCATGTCACGGAGTTTGGTATACTTCATGTCATGGAGTTTGGCAGGCTTCATGTCACAGAGTTTGGTATGCTTCATGTCACGGAGTTTGGTATGCTTCATGTCATGGAGTTTGGTATGACTCATGTCGTGGAGTTTGGTAGGTATCATGTCATTGAGTTTGGTAGGTTTCATGTCCTGAAGTTTGGTAGGCAACCTGTCACGGAGTTTGGTATGCTTCATGTCACGGATTTTTGTAAGCTTCATGTCACGGAGTTTTGTAGGCTTCATGTCACAGAGTTTGGTAGGCTTCATGTCATGGAGTATGGTAGGCTTCATGGCACGGAGTTTGGTATGTTTCATATCGCGGAGTTTGATAGCAACAATCCAGTGAAGGGTAACATTCTCGAACTTGCAAGAGTCGTAATGTGA
- the LOC123553901 gene encoding calpain-5-like — MGIFGTDVVKYKNQDYSKLKKECQAKGDLFFDPEFPAQDKALFFTSGKLTGVTWKRPKDICENPKLFVAGTSSGDVTQGRLGNCWFVAASSCLALHKELCNQVIPSDQEWDENNPDEYCGIFRFKLWRYGKWTEVVIDDQLPTINGELVFIHSQAKNEFWSALLEKAYAKLFGCYECLDGGDLGEALEDFTGGVSEQLNMADIGVVDNPEEQTKFFERLKKEVDRKSLLAASIPAESSEEMEASTAMGLVKGHAYGITAVKNISLESGMFSFLNKNKIQMIRLRNPWGQGEWTGAFSDNDPEWNKIPIGEREKAGIVFEEDGEFWMNFDDFCHHFVNVSYCRVVNTSMFSLSKTWHEGIAHSAWKTPDLAGGCLNNKETFLKNPQFVFSITDDEDDCMMQLMQKSERSQQGSGNTTIGFTIMKVEENRHHRIHDHTYQEVIKNTVFRDSRSIFQKLKLDKGRYLVLACTFDPAIQQEFLFRIYTGAANEFKELHHDKPQRSFWNCCAKQPVMLTQVKVLKAEGLEKQERDGADPYCIIKCEGQKVTTSVKNDTCNPEWKQGAIFFRKNPLKNPIKVQIWNSNILKDTYMGKHLFISADECTRSIQSVGLVGRGKQGDQIRSGKLIVEITQTKTLDAI, encoded by the exons ATGGGAATTTTTGGTACTGATGTTGTGAAATACAAAAACCAGGACTACAGCAAGTTGAAGAAAGAATGCCAAGCAAAGGGAGATTTATTTTTTGATCCGGAGTTTCCAGCTCAGGATAAAGCCTTGTTTTTTACCAGTGGTAAATTGACAGGTGTGACTTGGAAAAGACCCAAG gATATTTGTGAGAATCCTAAGCTGTTCGTGGCAGGCACAAGTTCCGGCGATGTAACGCAAGGACGTCTCGGTAACTGTTGGTTTGTAGCAGCATCTTCCTGCCTGGCGCTGCACAAGGAACTGTGTAACCAGGTAATTCCTTCAGATCAGGAATGGGATGAAAACAACCCTGATGAATACTGTGGAATTTTTCGCTTTAAACTCTGGCGTTACGGAAAATGGACGGAAGTTGTTATTGACGACCAGTTGCCTACAATTAATGGAGAGCTGGTGTTCATACACTCCCAGGCAAAGAATGAGTTCTGGAGTGCATTGCTTGAAAAGGCATATGCCAA GTTGTTTGGCTGCTATGAATGTTTGGATGGTGGAGATTTGGGCGAGGCCCTTGAGGATTTCACTGGTGGAGTTTCGGAACAGTTGAACATGGCTGACATTGGAGTTGTGGATAATCCAGAAGAGCAGACCAAGTTCTTTGAGCGACTGAAGAAAGAAGTGGACAGAAAATCATTATTGGCTGCATCAATACCT GCAGAATCTAGTGAAGAAATGGAAGCATCTACAGCTATGGGTCTGGTGAAAGGTCATGCCTATGGTATAACTGCTGTGAAAAACATCAGTCTGGAGTCTGGAATGTTCAGCTTCCTTAACAAGAATAAAATTCAGATGATTCGACTGAGAAATCCCTGGGGTCAGGGAGAATGGACAGGCGCTTTCAGTGATAA tGATCCAGAATGGAATAAAATCCCTATAGGTGAGAGAGAAAAGGCAGGAATTGTGTTTGAAGAAGATGGAGAATTCTG GATGAATTTCGATGATTTCTGCCACCATTTTGTGAATGTGTCTTACTGTCGAGTAGTTAATACATCAATGTTCAGCTTGTCTAAGACCTGGCATGAAGGGATAGCTCACAGTGCCTGGAAAACACCTGACCTTGCTGGAGGCTGCCTTAATAACAAGGAAACCTTCCTAAAGAATCCTCAG TTTGTGTTTTCCATCACTGATGATGAGGATGATTGTATGATGCAGCTGATGCAGAAAAGTGAGAGAAGTCAGCAGGGGAGTGGAAATACCACCATAGGGTTTACTATTATGAAG gTTGAGGAAAACCGTCATCATCGGATTCATGACCACACATACCAGGAAGTCATTAAGAATACAGTGTTCCGAGACAGTCGCTCCATCTTCCAGAAGCTGAAGCTTGATAAAGGACGTTACTTGGTTTTAGCATGTACTTTCGATCCAGCCATTCAGCAAGAGTTTCTCTTCAGAATATACACTGGGGCAGCAAATGAATTCAA GGAGTTGCATCATGACAAACCACAGAGAAGTTTCTGGAACTGCTGTGCTAAACAACCAGTCATGCTTACACAGGTTAAAGTTCTCAAAGCTGAAGGTTTGGAGAAACAGGAGAGAGATG GTGCTGATCCATACTGTATCATCAAATGTGAAGGACAGAAGGTGACTACAAGTGTGAAAAATGACACATGTAATCCTGAATGGAAGCAGGGAGCCATCTTCTTCAGAAAAAATCCTCTCAAAAATCCCATCAAAGTCCAG atCTGGAATAGCAACATTTTGAAGGATACATACATGGGCAAGCATCTGTTCATCAGTGCTGATGAATGCACGCGGTCTATCCAGTCTGTCGGGCTTGTTGGGCGCGGCAAGCAAGGAGACCAGATTAGGTCTGGTAAACTCATCGTTGAGATAACACAGACAAAGACTCTTGATGCCATATAG